The Halobacteria archaeon AArc-dxtr1 region CGGGCCTCGAGCCGATCGATCGACGGCTGTGGTGCGACGTACTCGGCGTAGACAGCCTCGCGAGCCGCGTCGTCCGAGCCGGGAAGAAGCGAGCGGCCGTGGCTCTGCTCGGAGAAGCGATCGTCGACCCCCGTCGCCGCGAGCAGCGTGTCGGGCAGATCGAGCAACTGAACGAGATCGCGGCGGTCGCCGCCGCCGGTAAAGGGGCCGCCGTGGACCACCAGCGGAACGTGCAACAGCGTGTCGTAGAGATTGTACTGGTGGCCGAAAAAGCCGTGTTCGCCGACGTGCTCGCCGTGGTCGCCACAGACGACAAAGAGGGTGTCCTCCCACTCGCCGGCCGCCACGAGCGCCTCCCGAAGGCGGGCGATCTGGGTGTCGACGTAGGCAAGCTCGGCTCGGTAGAGCGCACGCAGCATGGCGAACTCAGGCTCGTCAAGCGCGTAGTCGCCACAGTCGAACGCCCGCGGATCCTGGCGGATGGCGGTCGCCTCGGTGTAGCTCGCGTCATCGGGCAGAAACCGTTCGGCGTACTCACGGGGCGGGTCGTACTCGACGTGGGGTTCGATGTAGTTACAAAAGAGGAAAAACGGGCGGTCGTCGTCGCGGCCGTCGAGCCAGGATTCGATCCAGCCGCTGGTTCGGTCGGCGCCGTCGTCGCCCGCCGGCTGGAGCAACTCGCTGTAGAGGATGTTGGTGGCGTTGACGAGAGGGTTGCCCTCGAAGAGGCGGTCGCGCGTCGCCTGGAGCTTCTCGCGAAGGTCCTCGCCTCTGACGACCGCGCCCATGTCGTGGTCGGACTGGATATACTGCCAGCCGCGCCGGAGGTGTTCGAAGCCGCGATCGAAGCCGAACTCCTCGGTGATCCAGGTGTTGTTCGAGACGCCGACGGTTTCGTAGCCGGCGTCGGCGAACGCCTCCGGCAGCGTCCGCAACGAGTCGGTAAGATGGGGGTTCGATCCGTGGGTCTCGTGTTCGCTGGGGTAGGTGCCGGTAAACAGCGAGGCGTGAGACGGAAGCGTCCAGGGGGCGGTCGCAAACGCGCGATCGAACGTCGTTCCGGCGTCGCCGATCGCCGAGAGCGTTGGCATCGTCCGGTCGGAGACGCTTCGGCTGCGGGCGGTGTCTAAGACGATCACCACGACGTTCCGCACGTGGCCATGTGAGTCGGGATCACTATCGGGAGCTGTCATCGTGGGGCCCCCTCCGGCTCCCGGAGATATGGTCACCGCCCCGGAGCATGCAGGTTCGTGGTCGCACTCGGGGTGGGGACGAACAGTCAGTCGACGGAGCTAACACGGCGACGGTCCTGGAGGTGAGCATGCGTGCCTACCGGATCGCCTACGACGGCTCGGCGTACTACGGCTTCCAGCGCCAGCCGGACGTACCAACCGTCGAGGACGCCCTCTTTGGGGCGCTGGAACGGCTCGACGTGCTCGCGGCCGACGCCGCGAAGCCGGTGGGGTATGCGGCTGCCGGGCGAACCGACGCCGGCGTCTCCGCGCTGGCCCAGACCGTCTCGGTGGCGGGCCCCGACTGGCTCACCCCCCGGGCGATGAACGCAGAGCTGCCCGCAGACGTCCGGGCGTGGGCGGCCGCCGACGTCCCGGAGACGTTCCACGCGACCCACGATCCGGTTCGCCGGGAGTACACCTACGAGCTGTACGCACCCGAGGCGGATGGCGTCGCGGAAAACGAGGAGGAAGATGCGTCTCAGGAGGCGTATCCGCCGGTCGACGACGACCGGATTGGGACCGCACTCGACGCGCTCTCGGGCCGGCACGACCTGCACAACCTGACGCCAGACGACCGGAACACCGAGCGGACGCTTGCGTTTACGACGGCGCGTGACGGGCCCTACCTCCGCATCCAGATTGCGGCGGGCGGCTTCTGTCGCGAGCTGGTCCGACGCGTGATCTCGCTCGTCCGCGCGGTCGGAGCCGGCTGGCGGTCGCCGGCGGCCATCGATCGGGTGCTCTCACCGGAGCCGCTGCCGGGCCACGAGGGGATCGCGCCGGCCCCGCCCGAGCCGCTCGTGCTGACCGACGTAACGTATCCGGAGGTCTCCTTTACGGTCGACGCGGCGGCGGCTGCGAGCGCACGGGCAGTCTTCCGTCAGGATCGGATCGAGCGCCGGACGGGCGCCCGCGTCTCGGGGACGCTGTGTGACGGAATCGACCGTCGACACTGACAGCCGGGCCCAGGTCGGCGGAAGGCGTCCGCGAGCAGGGGGCTTTTGGGAACGGGGTGTGAGGGGCCGGTATGGAGCTCTCACCCGAGGAGTACGGCGCCTACTGGCGCGCCTCGCTTCGCGTCGCGGGCGGCGTCCTCCTCGGGGCCGTCGGCTACCTCGTGACGGCACCGCTGCTTGCCCACCCCGAAGCCGGCGCGACGGGGCTCGGAGTGGTGTTGCTGGTCGCAACCGTCCTCGCCGCCTGCTACCTCGTCATCCTCGGGCTCGGCCGGACCGTCCGCATCGCCGTCGACGCCGAGATGCGCGGATAGTCGGCCCGCAACCCGGGGCCACCCCCGCAGGCGTCCGGTATCCTTTA contains the following coding sequences:
- the truA gene encoding tRNA pseudouridine(38-40) synthase TruA — encoded protein: MSMRAYRIAYDGSAYYGFQRQPDVPTVEDALFGALERLDVLAADAAKPVGYAAAGRTDAGVSALAQTVSVAGPDWLTPRAMNAELPADVRAWAAADVPETFHATHDPVRREYTYELYAPEADGVAENEEEDASQEAYPPVDDDRIGTALDALSGRHDLHNLTPDDRNTERTLAFTTARDGPYLRIQIAAGGFCRELVRRVISLVRAVGAGWRSPAAIDRVLSPEPLPGHEGIAPAPPEPLVLTDVTYPEVSFTVDAAAAASARAVFRQDRIERRTGARVSGTLCDGIDRRH
- a CDS encoding sulfatase → MTAPDSDPDSHGHVRNVVVIVLDTARSRSVSDRTMPTLSAIGDAGTTFDRAFATAPWTLPSHASLFTGTYPSEHETHGSNPHLTDSLRTLPEAFADAGYETVGVSNNTWITEEFGFDRGFEHLRRGWQYIQSDHDMGAVVRGEDLREKLQATRDRLFEGNPLVNATNILYSELLQPAGDDGADRTSGWIESWLDGRDDDRPFFLFCNYIEPHVEYDPPREYAERFLPDDASYTEATAIRQDPRAFDCGDYALDEPEFAMLRALYRAELAYVDTQIARLREALVAAGEWEDTLFVVCGDHGEHVGEHGFFGHQYNLYDTLLHVPLVVHGGPFTGGGDRRDLVQLLDLPDTLLAATGVDDRFSEQSHGRSLLPGSDDAAREAVYAEYVAPQPSIDRLEARFGTVPERVRSFDRRLRAVRTESHKYVCGDDGFERFHDLDRDPDERTNRLETGPEPSRVDALRRRLEGRFDGWTPETAADDVAMRSGTKQRLADLGYL